A single genomic interval of Lathyrus oleraceus cultivar Zhongwan6 chromosome 7, CAAS_Psat_ZW6_1.0, whole genome shotgun sequence harbors:
- the LOC127102401 gene encoding uncharacterized protein LOC127102401 produces the protein MACMKKKNEKQKRRKKLFPLPLHTAVHPCSSSHPRWNRHSHPNTSPLPLLPFPPHPPSAGDRLHKPHLHAVSALCQPNTSLPSPTSHDTTHHTSVEPQQRKLTTAATPSSPVNLRRASPTLRHNQINTVETISTQPSHCHHLSPISGIINFKSGIMTFDNIVAMFSVSRFFRIELGFVRICISHCRMTFVCLVAFRACVRAMLWLEMQSILLYKL, from the exons ATGGCCTGCAT gaagaagaaaaacgaaaaacaaaaaAGGAGAAAGAAACTATTCCCTCTTCCTCTTCACACCGCCGTCCACCCATGTTCTTCCTCTCATCCTCGATGGAACCGCCATAGCCACCCAAACACGTCACCCCTTCCACTACTCCCGTTTCCACCGCACCCGCCTTCCGCCGGAGACCGCTTACACAAACCACATCTCCACGCCGTCTCCGCCCTTTGCCAACCAAACACGTCACTACCTTCACCGACGTCACACGATACAACCCACCACACCTCCGTCGAACCACAACAGCGCAAACTCACCACCGCCGCGACGCCATCTTCACCGGTCAACCTACGTCGTGCATCTCCTACCCTCCGGCACAACCAAATCAACACCGTTGAAACCATTTCGACACAACCTTCACACTGCCATCACCTATCCCCCATTTCCGGCATTATCAATTTCAAATCCGGCATCATGACCTTCGACAATATCGTCGCCATGTTTTCGGTCTCACG GTTTTTCCGTATCGAGCTTGGCTTTGTTCGCATTTGCATTTCGCATTGCAGAATGACTTTCGTGTGTTTGGTTGCGTTTAGAGCTTGTGTGCGTGCTATGTTATGGCTTGAAATGCAGAGTATACTACTTTATAAGTTATAG